Proteins encoded by one window of Tunturibacter psychrotolerans:
- a CDS encoding carbonic anhydrase: MKRDFALAVLVCALCGISAHAQILAAAAGVDADDFAYSGDKGPGFWPELHGKDGKEFSACAQSPSARQSPIDIETVVEDPALRPLDVSFVEAPFVMKNLGFTIQATPAFGSSLTLDGRNYSLLQFHFHTLSEHTVAGKHGVMEVHFVFRHSDTDFAVIGMLYRVGRSNAFLKTLIDAGLPEKTTSAEVTVKPNLEKALTDSSQYFTYPGSLTTPPCSPVVTWLVLKQWAELSAEQAEMFRKILGNDFRPLQSPNNRVIHATLRRWPFDVGQP, encoded by the coding sequence ATGAAGAGAGATTTCGCTCTTGCTGTCTTGGTGTGTGCCTTGTGCGGTATCTCAGCTCATGCGCAAATTCTTGCTGCCGCTGCTGGTGTCGACGCTGACGACTTTGCTTACTCTGGAGATAAAGGTCCGGGCTTCTGGCCGGAGTTGCACGGCAAAGACGGGAAAGAGTTTTCGGCGTGCGCTCAGTCGCCTTCTGCCCGACAGTCGCCGATTGATATTGAAACAGTGGTTGAAGACCCGGCACTTCGGCCTCTGGATGTCAGCTTTGTCGAGGCGCCATTCGTGATGAAGAATCTGGGTTTCACCATTCAGGCTACGCCTGCGTTCGGGAGTTCTTTGACCCTGGATGGACGCAACTATTCTCTCCTCCAGTTTCACTTTCATACTCTCTCGGAACATACTGTGGCGGGCAAGCATGGCGTGATGGAAGTGCACTTTGTCTTCAGGCACTCGGATACGGATTTTGCAGTGATTGGAATGCTGTACAGGGTTGGAAGGTCGAACGCGTTCCTCAAAACCTTAATTGATGCCGGTCTACCTGAAAAGACAACGTCAGCAGAGGTCACGGTAAAACCAAATCTCGAGAAGGCGTTGACCGATTCATCGCAATACTTCACTTATCCCGGATCTCTTACGACGCCGCCCTGTAGTCCGGTGGTGACGTGGCTGGTTTTGAAGCAGTGGGCAGAGCTGTCGGCGGAGCAAGCTGAGATGTTCCGCAAAATTCTTGGGAATGATTTCCGTCCGCTTCAAAGCCCAAACAATCGAGTAATACATGCGACCCTGAGGCGATGGCCTTTTGATGTGGGCCAGCCGTAA
- a CDS encoding carboxymuconolactone decarboxylase family protein — MNEPRLKYGQLAPNGLAKMTALEHYLNTETGLEASLLGFVRLKISLMNGCEYCVRVHTAELKKMNETKKRVADVGDWRGSEAYTKRERAALAWAEGVTNIQEGHAPDAVYDELREHFDEVETVNLTLAITTMNAWNRIAISLGRGPEQESSGQGVAALTGATEPGGVKG; from the coding sequence ATGAATGAACCGAGATTGAAGTATGGGCAGCTGGCGCCGAATGGGCTGGCGAAGATGACGGCGCTGGAGCACTACCTGAATACGGAGACGGGGCTTGAGGCTTCGTTGCTTGGGTTCGTTCGGTTGAAGATTTCGTTGATGAATGGGTGTGAGTATTGCGTTCGTGTCCATACGGCTGAGTTGAAGAAGATGAATGAGACCAAGAAGCGAGTGGCAGATGTTGGGGATTGGCGTGGGTCGGAGGCTTATACGAAGCGAGAACGGGCGGCGCTGGCGTGGGCGGAGGGGGTGACGAATATTCAAGAGGGACATGCTCCTGATGCCGTGTATGACGAGCTACGGGAACACTTCGATGAGGTTGAGACGGTGAATCTTACTTTGGCGATTACGACGATGAATGCGTGGAATCGCATTGCTATCTCACTGGGGAGGGGTCCGGAACAGGAATCTTCAGGGCAGGGTGTCGCGGCGCTCACGGGCGCGACTGAACCGGGCGGGGTGAAGGGCTGA
- a CDS encoding alpha/beta fold hydrolase, translating to MAKSSQVPLTTVHHIEADGVKVFYREAGPADAPVVLLLHGFPASSFQYRELIPRLADKYRVIAPDLPGFGFTEVPEKRQYKYSFDALAETMAAFTDALGLKRYALYVFDYGAPTGFRLAMAHPERVTAIVSQNGNAYEEGLGDAWAPIRRFWSDPSAANREEVRKAAVSFEGIKFQYVHGVPNPEAIKPEGYWLDYALVNRPGNTDIQLDLFLDYANNVKLYPKFQEYFRKSKPPLLAIWGKNDPFFIPPGAEAYKRDIPNATIQFLDTGHFALETHVEEIATAVRELLQKAI from the coding sequence ATGGCCAAAAGTTCACAGGTGCCGCTGACTACCGTTCATCACATTGAGGCCGATGGCGTGAAGGTGTTTTATCGTGAGGCTGGTCCGGCCGATGCGCCGGTGGTGTTGCTATTGCACGGCTTCCCTGCTTCTTCGTTTCAGTACCGCGAGTTGATTCCTCGGCTGGCGGATAAGTATCGGGTGATTGCGCCGGATCTGCCTGGATTTGGATTTACTGAAGTTCCGGAGAAGAGGCAGTACAAGTACAGCTTCGATGCGCTGGCGGAGACGATGGCGGCGTTTACTGATGCGCTTGGGTTGAAGCGGTATGCACTGTATGTGTTCGACTACGGTGCGCCTACGGGATTTCGTCTGGCGATGGCGCATCCGGAGAGAGTGACGGCGATCGTTTCGCAGAACGGAAATGCTTACGAAGAAGGGCTGGGGGATGCGTGGGCTCCGATTCGGCGGTTCTGGAGCGATCCTTCGGCCGCGAATCGTGAGGAAGTTCGTAAGGCCGCGGTTAGTTTCGAAGGGATTAAGTTCCAGTATGTTCATGGTGTGCCAAATCCTGAGGCGATCAAGCCGGAAGGGTATTGGCTGGATTATGCGCTGGTGAACCGGCCGGGAAATACGGATATTCAGCTGGATTTGTTTTTGGACTATGCGAATAACGTGAAGCTCTATCCGAAGTTTCAGGAGTACTTCAGAAAGTCGAAGCCACCGCTGTTGGCGATATGGGGAAAGAACGATCCGTTTTTTATTCCTCCCGGGGCTGAGGCTTACAAGCGGGATATTCCGAATGCGACGATCCAGTTTCTGGATACCGGACACTTTGCGCTGGAGACGCATGTGGAGGAGATTGCAACGGCTGTCCGGGAGTTGCTGCAGAAGGCTATTTGA
- a CDS encoding SpoIVB peptidase S55: MAAVKTRLWMVGLAMGGMLGSSVLADGARAQVQTVSGEGWAAVPVPSAAPAVTKFFPLAEVKRGMRGVAYTVFEGVTPEPMQVEILGLLRDALGPGQDMILARLHGDKPEYTGVVAGMSGSPVYIDGRLVGALSYRIGQFSKEPIAGITPIESMLQVRDEDGSAGMRLASVSKEFEGQPEMRAIETPLVMGGFSQETVERFGDRFRAMGLTPVVGLGGADSAAVQPEPLVPGSAVSAVLVRGDLSMAGTCTVTYVDPKRLLACGHPITQYGPVDMPMTKATVLASLASPLNAFKIINTTETVGAFTEDRASAIMGRFGIEARMIPVTVEVVPPPADKGVKAEAKTLHFEVLDNRQLTPSAMLVSVYQSLQTNNTAAEELSYRLSGEIDVKGLPTVRMQGLMAQNELNPATINAALLVNDRFSKVYGNALDQPVVTGVRLKAEAIPARMTAVLESARLSRMEVRAGDEIEVEAMVHPYQSEARMVRVKMKLPEDLAAGTMRVVVSDGATVDRLTTKIGAERSMGLTDTVAALNRMHANDRVYVTLLDHATQGVLEGEALPEMPLSMANVFEPLKDAQKMQLTGESVVAAGSTDAGYAVSGSQVLNMIVK, translated from the coding sequence ATGGCTGCGGTAAAGACTCGGTTGTGGATGGTTGGCCTGGCAATGGGCGGGATGTTGGGGAGTTCTGTGCTGGCGGATGGGGCTCGGGCGCAGGTTCAGACAGTGAGTGGGGAGGGGTGGGCTGCAGTGCCGGTGCCTTCAGCTGCTCCGGCGGTGACGAAGTTTTTTCCTCTGGCTGAGGTGAAGCGGGGGATGCGGGGAGTCGCTTATACGGTGTTCGAAGGGGTAACCCCGGAGCCGATGCAGGTGGAGATTCTGGGGCTTTTGCGGGATGCGCTGGGACCGGGACAGGACATGATTCTGGCGCGGCTGCATGGGGACAAGCCGGAGTATACGGGCGTGGTGGCGGGAATGAGCGGAAGCCCGGTTTACATTGACGGGCGGCTGGTGGGTGCGTTGAGTTACCGGATTGGGCAGTTCAGCAAAGAACCGATTGCGGGGATTACGCCCATTGAGTCGATGCTACAGGTGCGAGATGAAGATGGCTCGGCAGGGATGAGGCTGGCATCTGTCAGCAAAGAGTTTGAGGGGCAACCGGAAATGCGGGCGATAGAAACTCCTCTGGTGATGGGTGGGTTCAGCCAGGAGACCGTGGAGCGGTTTGGCGACAGGTTCCGGGCGATGGGGTTAACGCCGGTGGTTGGGTTGGGTGGCGCGGACTCTGCTGCGGTGCAGCCGGAGCCGCTGGTGCCGGGGAGTGCGGTGAGCGCGGTGCTGGTGCGGGGCGACCTGTCGATGGCAGGCACTTGTACCGTGACTTATGTGGATCCGAAGCGGCTGCTGGCTTGCGGTCATCCGATAACGCAGTATGGGCCGGTGGATATGCCGATGACGAAGGCGACCGTGCTGGCCTCACTGGCGTCGCCGCTGAATGCGTTCAAGATTATCAATACGACGGAGACAGTGGGAGCGTTTACTGAGGATCGGGCGTCCGCGATTATGGGGCGGTTTGGGATAGAGGCGCGGATGATTCCGGTGACGGTAGAGGTTGTGCCTCCTCCAGCGGATAAGGGAGTAAAGGCAGAGGCGAAGACGCTGCACTTTGAGGTGCTGGATAACCGGCAACTGACACCTTCGGCGATGCTCGTGTCGGTGTATCAGAGTTTGCAGACGAATAATACAGCGGCGGAGGAGTTGAGCTATCGGCTCTCGGGCGAGATCGATGTTAAGGGTCTGCCGACGGTGCGGATGCAGGGGTTGATGGCGCAGAATGAGTTGAACCCGGCGACGATCAATGCGGCGCTGCTGGTGAACGACCGCTTCAGCAAGGTTTATGGGAATGCGCTGGATCAACCGGTGGTGACAGGGGTCAGGCTGAAGGCGGAGGCGATTCCGGCAAGGATGACAGCAGTGTTGGAGTCAGCGCGATTGAGCAGGATGGAGGTGCGAGCGGGGGACGAGATTGAAGTAGAGGCGATGGTGCATCCGTACCAATCCGAGGCGCGGATGGTGCGAGTGAAGATGAAACTGCCCGAGGATTTGGCCGCGGGGACGATGCGGGTAGTGGTGAGCGATGGCGCGACGGTGGACCGATTGACGACGAAGATCGGGGCGGAGCGATCCATGGGGCTGACCGATACGGTGGCGGCGTTGAACAGGATGCATGCGAACGACCGCGTGTATGTGACCCTGCTGGATCATGCGACCCAGGGGGTGCTGGAGGGGGAGGCTTTGCCGGAGATGCCGTTGTCGATGGCGAATGTTTTCGAACCGTTAAAAGACGCTCAGAAGATGCAACTAACGGGGGAGAGTGTAGTTGCTGCCGGGTCGACCGATGCGGGGTATGCTGTGAGTGGCTCTCAGGTGCTGAACATGATTGTGAAGTAG
- a CDS encoding NAD(P)-dependent alcohol dehydrogenase encodes MSEIHGFAVHAAGAHLLAYKYDPGELETHEVEIKISHCGVCHSDVHLIDNDWGISKYPFIPGHEIVGTVVGVGSGVKDRTMGERVGVGWQADSCGICEWCRQGQEHLCAKSQPTCVGRNGGFADRVRVNSRFAIPIPTSLESENAAPLMCGGITVYAPLMNYGVRPSSRVGVIGIGGLGHLGVQFAKAFGAEVTAFSTSKDKEAEAKELGAHEFVNTRDTGALKKVAGSFDFLLSTVSADQDWQAYVSALRPKGTFCIVGASPSPLQIQGASLIHSQKAIAGSNTGSPHELSEMLSVAARHGVKAVTEKFAMAKANDAVTKVKKNQIRYRAVLTN; translated from the coding sequence ATGAGTGAAATTCATGGCTTTGCGGTGCACGCAGCCGGTGCACATTTACTGGCGTACAAGTATGATCCGGGCGAGCTGGAGACCCATGAGGTGGAGATCAAGATCTCGCATTGTGGCGTGTGCCACAGCGACGTACATCTGATCGATAACGATTGGGGGATCAGCAAGTATCCGTTTATTCCGGGCCATGAGATTGTGGGAACCGTTGTGGGGGTTGGCTCGGGGGTGAAGGACCGTACGATGGGTGAGAGGGTCGGAGTCGGTTGGCAGGCAGACAGCTGCGGAATCTGCGAGTGGTGCCGGCAGGGGCAAGAACATTTGTGCGCGAAGTCGCAGCCTACTTGCGTGGGTCGGAATGGAGGATTCGCCGATAGAGTTCGGGTAAACTCGCGGTTTGCGATTCCAATTCCGACATCGCTTGAGAGCGAAAACGCGGCTCCGCTAATGTGCGGCGGAATTACAGTTTATGCTCCGTTGATGAACTATGGCGTGCGGCCCTCGTCGCGTGTGGGAGTCATTGGAATTGGTGGCCTTGGGCATCTCGGGGTGCAGTTCGCAAAGGCATTTGGCGCGGAAGTGACGGCGTTTTCGACTTCGAAGGATAAAGAAGCGGAGGCAAAGGAGCTGGGGGCGCACGAGTTCGTAAATACGCGGGATACGGGCGCGTTGAAGAAGGTGGCAGGGTCGTTTGATTTTCTACTTTCGACTGTGAGCGCCGACCAGGACTGGCAGGCCTATGTGAGTGCGCTGCGTCCCAAGGGCACTTTTTGCATCGTTGGCGCGTCTCCTTCGCCGCTGCAGATCCAGGGAGCGTCGTTGATTCACAGCCAGAAGGCTATTGCGGGTAGTAACACCGGTAGTCCGCATGAGCTGAGCGAGATGCTGAGTGTAGCGGCGCGGCATGGAGTAAAAGCGGTCACCGAGAAGTTTGCGATGGCGAAGGCGAACGATGCCGTGACAAAAGTAAAGAAGAACCAGATTCGGTATCGGGCTGTCCTGACGAACTAA
- a CDS encoding ABC transporter ATP-binding protein, translated as MMDPNEGDVRFENEGTLEPLPVVRERTVVMRAVGLTKTYEAVAGKSGSGRAGLELFRELDLKVHAGEMVAIVGESGAGKSSLLHLLAALDTPTAGEVWCGETRLSSFTPKQAAEFRNRDVGYVWQFHYLLPEFTALENVAMPLLARGMRRIEALEKARFWLAEVGLADRGGNRSGELSGGEQQRVSVARALITEPRLLLADEPTGDLDGKTAEAVFSLIQRLHEAHGLTSVLVTHNLEFAERCDRVLRLREGRLTDGRTMGDRRVQAE; from the coding sequence CTGATGGATCCGAACGAGGGGGATGTCAGGTTTGAGAATGAGGGCACGCTGGAGCCGCTGCCGGTGGTGCGGGAGCGCACGGTCGTGATGCGTGCGGTGGGACTGACGAAGACGTATGAGGCGGTTGCCGGAAAGAGTGGTTCGGGGCGAGCGGGGCTGGAGCTGTTTCGTGAGTTGGACCTGAAGGTACATGCGGGAGAGATGGTCGCTATTGTTGGTGAGAGCGGCGCGGGGAAGAGTTCCCTGCTGCATCTGTTGGCGGCGCTCGATACGCCTACGGCTGGAGAGGTTTGGTGCGGGGAGACCCGATTGAGTTCGTTTACGCCAAAGCAGGCTGCGGAGTTTCGCAATCGGGACGTGGGGTATGTATGGCAGTTTCATTATTTGCTGCCGGAGTTTACGGCGCTCGAAAATGTTGCGATGCCGCTGCTGGCTCGTGGGATGAGACGGATAGAGGCGTTGGAGAAGGCGCGTTTCTGGTTGGCCGAGGTGGGGCTTGCGGATCGGGGGGGAAATCGCTCCGGTGAGTTGAGCGGAGGGGAGCAACAGAGGGTGAGCGTGGCGCGGGCGCTGATAACGGAACCGAGACTGCTTTTGGCAGACGAACCAACGGGTGATCTGGATGGGAAGACTGCGGAGGCGGTGTTCAGCTTGATTCAGCGTCTGCATGAGGCGCATGGGCTTACGAGTGTCCTGGTGACGCACAATCTGGAGTTTGCGGAACGATGTGACCGGGTGTTAAGGCTGCGGGAAGGTAGACTCACGGACGGGCGAACGATGGGAGATCGTCGCGTTCAAGCTGAATAG
- a CDS encoding VWA domain-containing protein: MMTILPHLRARILLLLSCSIVLTLPTAYAQDTPAQAPPQQTKPTPPSPDDAGPDTDNGTIVLKKKKEADEPPPPPAPVAPKVKNPDNETFSLRVDVPIVNIDATVILDKTHQFVPGLKANNFLILEDGVPQTITSVRTTQTPITAVMLLEFAANSYYLINDMRNASYSFFRTLRPDDYIAVVTYDLRTHILTDFTNNKELIAQSLSSLVIPGFSDTDMFDALYETLDRTSRIEGRKYIILIGSGRDTFSKLTLDKMLAKVKSTQNITIFTISTGAMLNEMRGGGGPRELDYLQAQNQLQTFARMTGGLSFAPIFQGELPDIFSQINQSIRNEYILTYRPTNNKNDGTYRKVKVLLVDNEGHPLRMQDEKGKPQKYSVIARDGYNAKLPVE; the protein is encoded by the coding sequence ATGATGACAATCCTTCCGCATCTCAGGGCCCGCATCCTTCTCCTTCTCTCCTGCTCCATTGTCCTTACCTTGCCCACCGCCTACGCCCAGGACACCCCCGCCCAAGCACCGCCCCAGCAAACCAAACCCACCCCTCCGTCCCCAGACGACGCCGGTCCCGACACCGACAACGGCACCATCGTCCTCAAGAAAAAGAAGGAGGCTGACGAGCCCCCGCCGCCTCCCGCTCCCGTCGCCCCCAAGGTCAAGAATCCCGACAACGAGACCTTCTCCCTCCGCGTCGACGTCCCCATTGTTAACATCGACGCCACTGTCATCCTCGACAAGACTCACCAGTTCGTCCCGGGCCTCAAAGCCAACAACTTCCTCATCCTCGAAGACGGAGTCCCCCAGACCATCACCAGCGTCCGCACCACCCAGACGCCCATCACAGCAGTCATGCTGCTCGAGTTCGCCGCCAACAGCTACTACCTCATCAACGACATGCGCAACGCCTCCTACAGCTTCTTCCGCACCCTGCGCCCCGACGACTACATAGCCGTCGTCACCTATGACCTCCGCACCCATATCCTCACCGACTTCACCAACAATAAAGAGCTCATCGCCCAGTCGCTCTCCTCGCTTGTCATCCCCGGCTTCTCCGACACGGACATGTTCGATGCCCTCTACGAGACCCTCGACCGCACCAGCCGAATCGAAGGCCGCAAGTACATCATCCTCATCGGCTCCGGCCGCGACACCTTCTCCAAGCTCACCCTCGACAAGATGCTGGCCAAAGTTAAGAGCACCCAGAACATCACCATCTTCACCATCAGCACCGGGGCCATGCTGAATGAAATGCGTGGCGGTGGCGGCCCACGCGAACTCGACTACCTTCAGGCGCAAAATCAGTTACAAACCTTCGCCAGGATGACCGGCGGCCTCAGCTTCGCCCCAATCTTTCAGGGCGAGCTCCCCGACATCTTCTCCCAGATCAACCAATCCATACGCAACGAGTACATCCTCACCTACCGCCCCACCAACAACAAGAACGACGGCACCTACCGCAAGGTCAAAGTTCTTCTGGTCGACAACGAAGGCCACCCCCTCCGCATGCAGGACGAAAAAGGCAAGCCCCAAAAATACTCAGTCATAGCCCGCGATGGCTACAACGCCAAACTCCCCGTCGAGTAG
- a CDS encoding glycosyltransferase family 2 protein, which yields MPRVTVLVPVYNGASHLGATLTSLLAQTYKDFELLVIDDGSTDNSVKIIKSFSDPRIRVMQQENVGLCSTLNRGIQEARGEYIARSDQDDISFPHRLDREMTVADTYPEALGMFAYNTKIGEKHSWTNSDKLTPTNCVRVYDPIKDGCLLGSTMLARTSALREIGGFRERYYPVDDWDLECRLAEKGQVLVICELLVAYRFHRDASTYRVFSEMQQKRYWTKDSHRRRVQNLPELSFEEFLAQLPGNIRARLQRRRLGLWKLHTRIAGQHLLDGNYLKAAVNLTAASFLHPIDISKRIRRMLLRERIPVTTSGETSVESGTSPQEAPH from the coding sequence ATGCCACGAGTTACTGTCCTGGTTCCCGTCTACAACGGAGCGTCTCATCTAGGTGCGACACTAACTTCTCTGCTCGCTCAGACTTATAAAGATTTCGAGCTTCTGGTAATCGACGACGGGAGCACAGACAACTCCGTCAAAATCATCAAGTCCTTTTCAGACCCGCGGATACGCGTGATGCAGCAGGAGAATGTAGGGCTTTGCTCCACTTTGAATCGGGGCATACAAGAAGCTCGTGGCGAATACATTGCTCGTAGTGACCAGGACGACATCAGCTTTCCGCATCGATTGGATCGCGAGATGACGGTGGCGGATACATATCCCGAAGCTCTTGGCATGTTCGCTTACAACACCAAGATCGGCGAGAAACATTCGTGGACAAACTCAGATAAGCTAACGCCGACGAACTGTGTCAGAGTCTATGATCCAATAAAGGATGGTTGTCTTCTCGGTTCTACCATGTTGGCTCGTACCTCGGCTCTGCGCGAGATCGGTGGATTCCGGGAGCGATATTATCCCGTCGATGACTGGGACCTGGAGTGCCGTCTTGCCGAGAAAGGACAGGTACTGGTGATATGTGAGCTTCTGGTTGCCTATCGATTCCATCGCGACGCCAGCACCTACAGAGTCTTCTCTGAGATGCAGCAGAAGAGATATTGGACCAAGGACTCACACCGTCGTCGAGTTCAGAATCTTCCCGAACTCTCTTTCGAGGAATTTCTGGCCCAGTTGCCCGGAAATATCCGTGCAAGGCTTCAACGCCGTCGACTAGGTCTATGGAAACTTCACACCCGCATCGCTGGACAGCATCTCCTCGACGGCAATTATCTGAAAGCCGCAGTCAATCTGACAGCCGCTTCGTTTCTCCACCCGATCGATATTTCGAAACGAATTAGAAGGATGCTGCTCCGAGAAAGAATCCCAGTAACTACCAGCGGCGAAACCTCCGTGGAGTCCGGGACCTCGCCGCAGGAAGCACCGCATTAA
- a CDS encoding YybH family protein, which yields MNRRQLLTAACCAAPSILFSTGDAQSKPSANQFQGSPEQRESLRKTGEAIRSAFAKGDVKEILAYHHPEVIKALAYQNYIVGIKALKADLQSTFRSFKLEFLENTPETILFNQGTAVEMSLFTIQSVSKTGGPPAIFKGRSMVVYVEYPASPTGWASIRETIQPASTVNSSTNI from the coding sequence ATGAACCGGAGACAGCTCCTCACTGCCGCCTGCTGTGCCGCGCCTTCCATTCTGTTCTCCACCGGCGACGCTCAATCGAAGCCATCCGCCAATCAGTTCCAGGGTTCTCCCGAGCAAAGAGAGTCACTCCGTAAAACCGGCGAAGCGATTCGTTCCGCCTTCGCAAAAGGCGATGTCAAAGAAATCCTCGCGTACCATCACCCCGAGGTCATCAAGGCTCTCGCCTACCAGAACTACATCGTTGGGATTAAAGCCCTGAAAGCAGATCTCCAAAGCACCTTTCGATCCTTCAAGCTGGAATTCCTCGAAAACACCCCCGAAACCATTCTCTTCAACCAAGGCACTGCCGTAGAAATGAGTCTCTTCACCATCCAAAGTGTCTCCAAGACGGGCGGCCCACCCGCCATCTTCAAAGGACGTTCCATGGTCGTCTACGTCGAGTACCCTGCAAGCCCCACAGGCTGGGCCTCCATCCGGGAGACCATCCAGCCAGCATCAACCGTAAACTCATCAACAAACATTTAG
- a CDS encoding FtsX-like permease family protein translates to MRFEFFIAARYLRAKRRQAVVGVITAISVIGVAAGVASLIIALAITNGMRRDLQERLVGSTSHVDLMRVAGDGIRDWRSLLERLRGVPHVVAAAPGLYGQVLISKGARSGGGLVKGVIPADEKTVGDLLQNVVQGSASALEPLARRATPCADGTGPRNDCGSAVSREIPPIVIGQDMADTLGAKVGDGVLVTSPQGELTPLGLVPKYERFQVAGIFKSGFYQYDSSYAFLRLADAQSLFSEPDLISVISFKVDDLYHADRVGRVIEDAAGKGFQTTNWMEQNRELFRALKLEQVVTFIVLALIVCVAALNILIALTMMVMEKTRDIAVLMSFGVRADQVRRIFLMQGLLISVIGTVLGLILGYGLSWLGGHYRFIRLDAAVYSIDYLPFAPRVWDAVIVAAVSLGVSLIATIYPSVSAAKVLPAEALRYE, encoded by the coding sequence ATGCGATTTGAATTTTTTATTGCGGCGCGTTATCTGCGGGCGAAGCGGCGACAGGCTGTGGTGGGAGTGATCACGGCAATTTCAGTGATTGGTGTTGCGGCTGGAGTTGCTTCCCTGATCATTGCGTTGGCAATTACGAACGGGATGCGGAGGGACTTGCAGGAACGGCTCGTAGGGTCAACCTCGCATGTGGACCTGATGCGCGTGGCGGGTGATGGTATACGCGACTGGAGGTCGTTGCTGGAGCGGCTTCGCGGTGTACCGCATGTGGTGGCGGCGGCTCCGGGATTGTATGGGCAGGTACTCATTTCGAAGGGGGCCCGGAGTGGCGGCGGGCTGGTGAAGGGGGTGATTCCGGCAGACGAGAAGACCGTAGGAGATCTGCTGCAGAACGTGGTGCAGGGTTCGGCATCGGCGCTGGAACCGTTGGCTCGGAGGGCGACTCCTTGCGCGGATGGAACGGGTCCTCGAAATGACTGCGGGAGCGCTGTGTCGCGGGAGATTCCGCCGATTGTGATTGGGCAGGATATGGCGGACACGCTGGGAGCAAAGGTTGGGGATGGGGTGCTGGTTACGAGCCCTCAGGGCGAGCTGACACCGCTGGGGCTGGTCCCAAAGTATGAACGGTTTCAAGTGGCAGGAATCTTTAAGTCGGGGTTTTATCAGTATGACTCGAGCTACGCGTTTCTTCGGTTGGCGGATGCGCAGAGTCTGTTTAGTGAGCCGGATCTGATTTCCGTGATCAGCTTCAAGGTGGATGATCTTTATCACGCTGATCGCGTTGGTCGGGTGATTGAAGATGCGGCGGGTAAGGGGTTTCAGACGACGAACTGGATGGAGCAGAATCGGGAGCTGTTCCGTGCCTTGAAGCTGGAGCAAGTAGTGACGTTTATCGTGCTGGCGCTGATTGTTTGCGTGGCTGCGCTGAATATTCTGATTGCCCTGACCATGATGGTGATGGAGAAGACCCGCGATATTGCGGTGCTGATGAGCTTTGGGGTGAGGGCGGATCAGGTGCGGCGGATTTTCTTGATGCAGGGGTTGCTGATCTCGGTGATCGGAACTGTGTTGGGGTTGATTCTTGGGTATGGATTGAGTTGGCTGGGTGGGCACTACCGGTTTATTCGGCTAGATGCTGCGGTTTATTCGATTGACTATCTGCCGTTCGCTCCGCGAGTTTGGGATGCGGTGATTGTGGCCGCTGTTTCGTTGGGTGTGAGTCTGATTGCTACGATTTATCCAAGTGTGAGCGCGGCGAAGGTGCTGCCGGCGGAGGCTTTGCGATATGAATGA
- a CDS encoding trimeric intracellular cation channel family protein — MALRDWFPKYGQDVVLLAVDLVGTFVFAVEGALAGIRGELDLLGLLVVSFVTALGGGTVRDLLIGAVPPNSIRDWRYGATAFAGGAAVFCFFPSFQHVPQQLLITLDAAGLALFAMAGAGKALEFGINPMISVLMGVLTGVGGGTIRDVMMARVPGILNTDIYASAALVGAAVMVIGLALKAPRPIAMTVGGGCCFVLRMVAVAKHWNLPKVMAH; from the coding sequence ATGGCGCTGCGTGACTGGTTCCCAAAGTATGGGCAGGATGTGGTGCTGCTGGCAGTTGACCTCGTCGGGACGTTTGTCTTTGCAGTAGAGGGGGCGCTGGCCGGAATTCGGGGCGAGCTTGATCTACTGGGGCTGCTGGTGGTGTCGTTTGTTACGGCGCTGGGCGGGGGTACGGTGCGGGATTTGTTGATTGGCGCGGTGCCTCCGAACAGTATTCGCGATTGGAGATATGGAGCGACGGCGTTTGCGGGTGGGGCTGCGGTGTTTTGTTTTTTTCCGTCGTTTCAACATGTGCCGCAGCAGTTGTTGATTACGCTCGATGCGGCGGGGTTGGCACTCTTTGCGATGGCGGGTGCGGGGAAGGCGCTGGAGTTTGGAATCAATCCGATGATTTCTGTACTTATGGGCGTGCTTACTGGTGTGGGCGGTGGGACGATTCGTGATGTGATGATGGCGCGGGTGCCAGGAATTTTGAATACGGATATCTATGCCTCGGCTGCGCTGGTGGGAGCGGCGGTGATGGTGATTGGCCTGGCGCTGAAGGCGCCTCGACCGATTGCGATGACCGTGGGTGGGGGTTGTTGTTTTGTGTTGCGCATGGTGGCGGTGGCGAAGCATTGGAATCTGCCTAAGGTGATGGCGCATTAA